CTTGCCGGCACCGGACTCGCCGCGACGATCGGCTCCAGTGGCCAGTCCAGCCCCTCGGGGCGATACCAGAAGGCGACATCGGCGGCAGCCACGCTTGCCGCCAGGCGCTCACGCAGGGTCCCCAGGCGCATGGTGTTGGAGCGTGGCTCGACCACCGCCAGCAGCCTGCCCCGGGCCGTCGCCGCGCGGAGCCCCTCCAGGGTGGCGGCGATGGCCGTGGGGTGGTGGGCGAAGTCGTCGATCACCTGGATATTGACCACCTCCCCGCGCAGCTCCTGGCGCCGCCGCGGCGATTCGAAGCGCGCCAGGGACGCGGCGCCGCGGGCCGGATCCACCCCGCAGGCGTGGGCGGCAGCCAGCGCCGCCAGGGCATTGCGAGCGTTGTAGGTCCCCGTCAGCGGCCAGTCGACTACCGCATCTTCGTCGACGCCTTCCTCGCCCTGACCCTCCTCATGAATCACCCGGAAGCGCGAGGCATCGTCGCGCTCCAGCGCGATCCTCCAGGGGCTCGTGGCGGCCTCGCCGAAGCGCACCACCGGGGTCCAGGCCCCCATCGCCAGCATTCGATCGAGGGCCGGCTCGCCGTCGGCCACCAGGAGCTTTCCTCGGCCCGGGACGGTACGCACCAGGTGGTGGAACTGGCGCTCGATAGCGGCCAGATCGTCGAAGATATCGGCATGATCAAACTCCAGGTTGCCCAGCACCGCGATCTCGGGACGGTAGTGGACGAACTTGGAGCGCTTGTCGAAGAAGGCGGTATCGTACTCGTCGGCCTCCACCACGAAGGGCGCATCCGCTGCGCCGAGGCGAGCCGAAACGTCGAAATTGCGCGGCACGCCACCGATCAGGAAGCCCGGCGCGAGGCCCGCAGACTCCAGCAGCCAGGCGACCAGGCTCGCCGTGGTGGTCTTGCCGTGGGTGCCGGCCACGGCGATTACCCGCCGGCCGGGCAGCACCTGCTCGGCCAGCCACTGGGGGCCGGAGACATAGGGCAGGCCGGTATCGAGCACCGCCTCCACTTCGGGGTTGCCGCGTGACAGTGCATTGCCGATCACCACCAGGTCGGGGCGTGGCTCGAGGTTGGCGGGCGAGTAGCCCTCCATCAGGGCGATGCCGGC
The Halomonas sp. H10-9-1 DNA segment above includes these coding regions:
- the mpl gene encoding UDP-N-acetylmuramate:L-alanyl-gamma-D-glutamyl-meso-diaminopimelate ligase, yielding MHLHILGICGTFMGSLALLARELGHRVSGSDAGVYPPMSTQLEEAGIALMEGYSPANLEPRPDLVVIGNALSRGNPEVEAVLDTGLPYVSGPQWLAEQVLPGRRVIAVAGTHGKTTTASLVAWLLESAGLAPGFLIGGVPRNFDVSARLGAADAPFVVEADEYDTAFFDKRSKFVHYRPEIAVLGNLEFDHADIFDDLAAIERQFHHLVRTVPGRGKLLVADGEPALDRMLAMGAWTPVVRFGEAATSPWRIALERDDASRFRVIHEEGQGEEGVDEDAVVDWPLTGTYNARNALAALAAAHACGVDPARGAASLARFESPRRRQELRGEVVNIQVIDDFAHHPTAIAATLEGLRAATARGRLLAVVEPRSNTMRLGTLRERLAASVAAADVAFWYRPEGLDWPLEPIVAASPVPARLEQDLDALVAALVAEARPYDRIVVMSNGGFGGIHERLLAALEAAHG